aatgtaaatttattgtaatttgatAGGATTAATTTGTGTTGTAACACATCTCATCTGcgatcattttacatttatatttataacgcTTTAATCCAAGGCGACTAACATTTCGCATTTTGACTTcagtccccattgacttgcattggttttgtgaccatacagtagaggtcaatggggaccaagtgtttttggttgccaacatttttctaaatatcttcttttgtgaaagaaaatcacacaggtttaaaatgacaacagggtgggtaaatgatgacagaattttaatttttgaaggTGGACTATTGATTTAAAAGccaacaataaaaatgacacaaagcTAATTTTACGAGTAAGAAAAGCATTAAAGCACTCAATGTCAGATATTTGTTTGAACTCAAATGTTTCACATTCCTTTTTTCGTATATAAATGTATCTATCTTTCTCactcacatcatttttttacactATACTCTGTCGACAATTGCCTAAATCTCAAAAGAAACACGTGACACACACATGAGTTAATCCATTGAAATTCTCCTGAAAACACAAagccaaaacattttcttttagtAAACAGAGCACTGGCCAATGGGGAGAATGTCTGGTATAAATGTACAGAGCAGATTCCTAAAGGTTTAGACGTACAGTGAGAAAACACTGATGCACATCTCAATCTGGTATGATTATCAAGTTAATCAGAATGTGAGGTAAACCAATCAGTCATTTCAAGTCTGAAGATGTTTGTCAGCCTGTGTGACAAGACTTTCTTGAGAAAGGGTGTGTATTATTCCTAACAATGCAATAAAACAGGTTCACTGGAAAGCCACCCTTCCCCAGTCTCAAACTCCACATCCATGGGAGATGAAACTGAATCTCACAATGGTTTCTCTGAGAACAAGTGACGAGCAGGTGACCAGCTCATCTTCGCAAGTTTAAATGGTCTTCTGATAGATGAGTCGCGTTGGGCTCAGATGACATTTGAGTTCCTCGGTTGCTTTGTacatcacatctaaaacaaaataaataaatatgtgtgaCACAACAATATGAATGCTGCTATTTTCTGTAATGTTCCACATAGCCATATGTCCACCCCATAAGTCATTCAGAGGCATGCCAGAACAAGCCTTGGACATGATCTCACCAGAAACCCTCTGTTATTCAGCCTTCTGTGACTTGTGAAACCAGTAATTTCACAAAAACCAAGACTGGTTTCAAAGTGTACCACATTAATCCAGTTGAAGTGGTCATATCTGCGAAAATGCCCCACTGTTCAAGCTAAGAGAACCCATGGAAGCGTGGCCACCACCAAAGCCAGTAATGTGAAAGTGATCATTAAGATGAGAAGACAACAGGAGATTGTGCAAAATCTGGGTGCTCGGCTGTAGTTGTGATGCATGGCTGATGTTGTTCCCATGCCTATGACATCACTTTCTTTCATGGGTCGACCAGCCTCACTTATAATGAACACATCAGAAGAGTCTTTAGGACAGATGAGCCTTCTTCTACACAGTCTGCATGTGATCTTCCTAAAACACGCAGAGATACAAGCAAAACCTCGTGATCTCCCAGCATTCCCAGACAACACAGTGGTGGTGGACACAGATGGCACCGCTAAAGTCTTCCCAGTGTTTTTGGCTTCGGCAACTGAGGCTGTGAATCCGTGGAGCTTCGCGATGAATGTAATGTGTCTACAGACCGGACAGACGATATTGTCCCGTTGATTAGATCCTTTCAGGTTGGCATTCAGCAGGGTTCGTACGAGGCAGTCGTGGCAGAAACGGTGCCCGCAGCTGAGCGTCCTGACACTGTCCGACAGACTCTCGTAACAGACCGGGCACTCGCTGTCCTGAGCCTCTTCATCCATATCTCTGAGAGGAAGAATCGCGGTTTGGGTGCTCTTGAATGGTGCGTGTGAGCGTCAAGGTAAACAGAAGAGCGCCGAAAGAGAAGTCGAAGTCGAACTGGCGCATGTAGGCGGAAACTCGCAtaagataaaaacacatgtgACGGTGCGTCGCGAGCATTGTCATGTGAAATATGTTGCTAGACTAGATTGCCCACAACTGCAACAGAAGtaaagagaaaaatacacaagtTAAACAAACGAAAAGATAAACATAAGTGCACATGTGCTTACAAGTTTGCTGATTAAAAGCGTAGTCTGTGATGTTTGTTCGAGTGAGATTTATAACAAATACTTGAAtgctgtaaaatatgtatttaacaCGTTACCTGTaatatgtttgtatgtttactttgtttttctGATATGTTTTGTTACTGAAATAAAgctttactatagtaaaaaaatatcacatttttgtgttagtatttctttgtctttttgaTACGGATCTCTGTGTCTGTAATAAAATTTAAGATTCTTAtcaatatttagatattaaattatttttgtaataaaacaatagtaaaataaaactgtaatttttacaaacaaactagatagatagatagatagatagatagatagatagatagatagatagatagagatagatagatagatagatagatagatagatagatagatagatagatagatagatagatagatagatagatagatatagatagatagatagatagagatagatagatagatagatagatagatagatagatagatagatagatagatagagatagatagatagatagatagatagatagatagatagatagagatagatagatagatagatagatagatagatagatagatagatagatagataataGGAAAATCGCGCCATCTGGTGGTGTTTATTGTGTACATAACACACTCTTAACATTGTTCGTCCGTTTCATAAAATAGTTTGACAGTCTATCCTTTCCTTTGTTTTTCTGATATGTTTTGTATCTTAAATAAAGCTTTACTATAGTagcttatatttatttaataaaaaaatatttaaatattatgtttgtAGTATTTCTTCTTTGTCTTGATACCGATCTTTGTgtctttaatacaatttaaaaaaaagaaaaaaagattcatatcaatatttaaatattaaattatgtttgaaaataaaacaattgtaaaataaaacagtaattttacaaacaaactagatagatagatagatagatagatagatagatagatagatagatagataaaagGAAAACGCGGCGTCTGgttgtgtgtattgtgtatGTAACACACTCTTAACATTGTTCGTCCCGTTTCATAAACTTGTTAGACAGTCTATCCTTTCTGTATAATGAAACAATAATTTGGCCACACGTCACCGAAAGTATAGCATTCCTGACATAATAAACAAGAGCATGCATTGCGAAAGTTTCGCTGACGGCACCGTGACGCAATGACGCGGTGTCGTCATCTTTACCGGAAGCTGAAGAGGGAAATCAGTGGAGTCGCGTTGGCATTTTCATCTGCCGACTCTCAAGCGCACGGGAGGAGCCGCGTCTGTTATCTGGTCTCAGGAACAGGACATGCTAAGGTAAGATTTGACgcctttaaacacatttaatatatGATTTTAAATGTGACGACACTGACTTGTACTTCATCGTTTAGTGGCCGATTTGATGTGTTGCTCTCTTCTGTCACACAGCCAACATGATTTCCGCTTAACCGATGATAAAGGAGAGACACAGACACGGACGTCGCTTGGTTTCATAGTGATTTTATTGTGGACTATATTAGATATTGACCTTTAGTGGTTGAGGTTGTTCACGTCACGCTGGCCTGCCCAGCATAACATCAACCTGAACGAATCGCCGCGAATTTAAACCGATCAGCGTGTTTACAAGCCTTCAGACACCGTTAAAGACCGGTGCATTCCCATTAAGCGTTTGTGctgttaatataaattaaaaagtaatgtttttatacattgaGTGACCTCTGGTCAAGTGGTCTGTCATTTTACGTCATTTCTGTCCTGCGTCATGACGTCCTTGACAAACGAATACGAACTTTATTATGTCttacatattaatatacattGTATAAATGATGTCCTACcgttaataaataacaaatgttgCGTCTTGAGGTGGATAGAGGTGactttgaaaaacaaatcaagactGCTTGAATTGAGCATTTATGACAGATAAATAACAGAACACGTGATGTTATACGCATCCTTGATAATGCATGCTGCTTAAAAGATGAAGTCTATCAAAGCACTCTTCACTAGATTTGGTTTGTTACCCAGAagggtgttgtgtgttgtgtgatgctGGAAATCTCTGGCCTCTCTTCTGAACCTCTGACTGTGCCCAGAGTTTAGGTAAGTAGTCCTGTGGTGCGGGACAGGCGCTCTGTGGCCGGACAGATGGCCTCGCTGTTAGGAATGGGATGTGGGTGGAGTGAGGAACACTGTATAGTTAGCTAAAGACTTTATAAATGGACAAAACTGAAAAGACATCAGCTTTGACTGACCTCAGGAGAACATACAGTTGAAGTCCCTGTTACTGTTTTTCTGGTATATGGCTTAATTTTCtacatttgtttgttgtgtatGTGCTTCATTTCTATAAATAGtggctttttatatttttggactCCCTTTGGATTGCTCTAGGATGGTTTTGCATTAGTACATTGAAACATAGGAAGTCTAATATAGCCTCGTTCATAATATCTTATGTCATTTTCTTGCCCTCCGGGATTTTGATAAAGTAGTACTGTTGTTCCCCAGTCATGCAAAGGCAAAGAACATACAAAATGATATTatcttttctcttttaatgGTCTCATGCTGTACATACATTTTCGCTAATCTGGGGAGTGTTTTAATTTGAGTTTGCACTGAAACTGAACCATATGACACTCCTGTGAATCCGAAGCACAGATATGTGAAATATTTCTTGCTGCTTTTGAAGCAAAACAGGTGCATCTGCTGCTGTTGTCTTGGGAGGTCATGTGGGAAGAATCATCTCTCTGCTCCCCGTCATGATCTGATGTAATGATCATCCACAGGCTGTGCCCGTCAAACATATTATGACCCAAATCAAGAAAGAATGAGGAGTCTGTGATTAAAAAAGTTCCATGTCGACGTTCTTTCAAgccacatgtgctttggattaGGAGAAGACTGAAATGGTCTGTTCATCACACAAAGCTGTCGTGATAACTTGTGAGCAAGCAAAATTGTCCATATTGCAAAAAATGGCTAGCAAGCAAATACAGCCGTACTGTATTTGGAGTCAAATGTCAAAATGAGGACGCACACCATGGGTCCTCTGCTTTAGATTTGTCTGTTGTTGGGTTGTTCATGGGACAAAACTGCAGTAAGGGGTACGACTGATGTGACTTTGTGAGGACTGATCTAATTCTCTTTGGCTTCCACAGGTCCCCAACATGGACACAGAGATGATGCAGAAGTTCTCATCAAAAGACGAGGAAATCAATTACTGGAAGAGTTTGTCTCTCAAATACAAGAAGAGGTAGGCCATGAACTATGTGTGTTTCGCTATAAAGGCAGCAGTCAGCTgagcatttttttttgcaacaGTAAGCATTTGCTTGACTTAGCTTTGTATTTgttagttatgtttttttttaagtttgtcatttactcactcgtCGTTTCAAATCGATTTGACGTAGAATATATTTTTACTCAAAATTCACTAATGTCACAAGTTGTCATTAGCTTTCAGGAAACAGCTATTATTAACGGCTCCTCACACAATCTTCTTCTCTCCTCCTGACGGGTCACAAATCTCATTTAGAGTCTGTTTTTTGCCAAGTGACACGTAACCTTTGTTGTTCAACCTGACACAACTGATCTAGCTCTTTTCATTTTAGagcacttttcattttttaagtaaatgcgTGCAGAGGTTTTCCACACAAAGCTAAACATGTAACGTAGAGGATTGTCATTCAGGgactgttttgtgttcatgtgtacAGGCAGAAGCATCAGGTGATGAATGGCTGTAATGTTACTGTAACACCTTTTGTCATGGAAAAACTGAGAAAATCCCACAACACGTACACAGCAGGTTTCATTGGCCCTGACAAAAGAGACCTACAGAAACACTGTAAAGATGCTCAATAGCCCCATCTGTCCagttcttcttttgtgttttgtctggtTTGTAACATGTGGTACCCTTTGCTGTCGGTAAACCCAATTGATTTTAAAGGATCACTCATTGTTCTCATTCCCTTTTAGCAGATATCGTCATTAAAGCAGACTTTAAACACAATGTTTAGGTGTTAGCATTTAGCCCAGACTGTGTTTTTGACATGACCATACTTGGAAAGGGAATGTTCGTGATCTTAAAGACAGCTCACAGTTGGCACAGACTCCTCTGCTGAATGTGTGTCTGGTGATGATGGTCTCTGTTGGTTCTCCAGCAGCGCTGCTCTGAGCTCTCACACTCCCTCAACACATGCTCAGACTCCTGTGGGTTGTGGCTTTACTGCCCCAGAAGTTTGGTGGAGGACAGGAAGTTTTCAAATCCCAGGAATTTCCTGCTGAGGAAGGAGCAAAACATGCGTTCATGGAAATACTTACAACCTTTTAACTTGAATGGGAGTCCAGACTTTCTATAGTCGCGTTAGTTGAGTACCAAAGCAGGaaattttgttcttgttttcttgttttctcatttcttttaaGTTCTTCAAAACCAATATAGCGAAATTGTCAAAAGTACATTCGAAGAAGGGTCGTCTATCATAGATACTTGATCTTTTGACTTTTCCAGTTTTCTTCGGCTTCAAGAGCCAGTCAGTCTGCTGAGCTCATTTCCTGCTACCAGCCCTCTCTATTCATATCCAACCTGTGTCccctgacctctgaccttcaAGGGGTCACATTGAACATTTGCCTAAATTTGCCATTGTGCAAATGCACTCGGAGTAGATCTTCATGAGATACGAGCATGACATTAACGCTGTGGTTTTATTGTGGTTGAGATCGTGACACGTGATGGTTGGGTTACACTAGGATGTCCCGACTCGTCACCTCGGACCTCCAAAGTAGATTCAGTCTGAATGGCCACAATCCTGAGTCACCAAAATCATTATCTGCTCTTGCACCAGCTGTCAGGGTGTGAACACTTGAAGCGCGTCACCCCCGTCTGGGTGTCAATTTGTATTGCATAAGTAATGTGATGATCGGACGGTTGCGGTCACAGATGGCTGCTGATGTGTGACTGGAGGCTGATGAGAGTGATGTTTGATATATCTGCAGTTATCATGACGCTCAAGAGGAGCTGCAGGAGTTCCAGGAGGGCAGTCGGGAGCTGGAGGCTGAGCTGGAGGCTCAGCTCAGTCAGGCGGAGCATCGTATTCGAGACTTGCAGTCAGAGAACCAGAGGCTGAAGAACGAGGTGGACATACTTAAGGTATGACGGTCCATAGGCAGAACATATGGTGTTTTCAAACAAGAATTCAatgtattgtgtgtttatgcTTGATTTTGGTGCAAAATGTGACCTGGAAGTGTTTATGACATTTAATTAGAGACTTGAAGttgacaagattttttttttccgaAAGGACGGTGCTATGACATCCTCCTTTTATAGGGTGTTTATTTCTAGTGTATCTCCAGTTGTAGATGTTGTGCTTGGCCATGAACATCACTGTGTGTTGTGAAGCACAGTGTCCAGGGTCTTGGTTAATCCCCAGCACACCGTAATTGGATGTCAGGATCAAGAAGGAGAAAATAGAAAGCTAATGACTCGGCAGAAAAGTTCACGCACTGCATCGTTTTTCTCCTAATATCCAGACGAAAATATCCTCAAAATGGCTTTGGCTCAGAGACACAAGGGCTGTGATTTCTACTGCTTATAAACACGGTCCcctatcttaaaataaaattggttTTGGTTGTTCCTAGCAGGCCCACAAAACACCATCGTATTCAGAGAAATCCTGAATTGGACTCTGCGGACTGAACTTGCAGTCATTGTGGGAAATATTGGACACTTATTATTTTGATTCAGTCCAAAACAATGCGCTCATTTAGACTAATGGAAGCGAGGTGGATATATACAGGAGCAGTTGTCATGATGTCCTGCTTTTCCTTACAGGAACACTTTATCCATTTAtgaaaattcagtttttatgtaCTCACCTTAGAACTGTtgcaaatctttatacatttctttgttctgttgaacgcagagaaagatatttggaagaatgtttgaagaacagttcttggaccccattgaccgtgtaggaaaaattactttttaaaaatctttgttctgttgaacccaaaagaagatattttttaactCAAGCACACCGTTTTTGTGCACCATTggctaccattgtaattttctctactatggtagtcaatggtggccgagaactgtttggttgcaggcattcttccaaatatctttgatttaatcaaaacaaagacatttatacagatttggaacaactgcagggcaagtaaatgatgacagaatttttatgtttgggtgaactgtccctttaatatcaTTCCAATATTTCAAAACTTTGTCTTATTGAAGCagaattcttttgttttttcacGACTCTGCGTCAATCACTGAAAACCAGGCTTGTCAAGCTTTAACAATGAACATGAATGTCATCCATAAGATGCCAAGTTATTCCAAAGTCTCCATTCACTTTTTTCCccattacatttttctaaatatctgtttttgttgCTCCTGAAAAATGGTTTAACAGGCGTTTTGGGCGAACTGATGCTTGATGTTATATTGCGAGGTATCGTGTCTCACCCTGTGACTCCCCCGTGTCTCCGACTGTAGGAGAAACTGGAGCAGCAGTACGCTCAGAGCTATAAGCAGGTCTCTATGCTGGAGGACGACCTGGTCCAAACACGCGGCATAAAGGAGCAGCTGCACAAATATGTCAGGGAGCTGGAACAGGCCAACGATGACCTGGAGAGAGCCAagaggtacacaaacacacatgctgaGTGCAACAGTTTCTGCCTTTCTAATCCAGCCTGGCCACGAGTTCCTGCATTTCCAAACTGCTGCTGTACCGTGTAGATATGCAGCTTGAAGTGAGCCTATATCTCTTCAAGGCGGACCGAAATACATGGCTCAAGTGTCCTGATAAAGATACATTCTGTCACCAGAGTGTTTAATGGTGGGCTGCTTTTGTGCAGGGCCACGATCACATCCCTGGAGGACTTTGAGCAGCGGTTAAACCAAGCCATAGAGAGGAACGCCTTCCTGGAGAGCGAACTGGACGAGAAGGAGTCACTGCTGGTGTCGGTGCAAAGGCTTAAGGATGAAGCTAGAGGTAGAGTTTACTACAGATGTGATGAACAGAAGTGACCGTTTATA
This region of Triplophysa dalaica isolate WHDGS20190420 chromosome 7, ASM1584641v1, whole genome shotgun sequence genomic DNA includes:
- the LOC130426169 gene encoding RING finger protein 222, translated to MDEEAQDSECPVCYESLSDSVRTLSCGHRFCHDCLVRTLLNANLKGSNQRDNIVCPVCRHITFIAKLHGFTASVAEAKNTGKTLAVPSVSTTTVLSGNAGRSRGFACISACFRKITCRLCRRRLICPKDSSDVFIISEAGRPMKESDVIGMGTTSAMHHNYSRAPRFCTISCCLLILMITFTLLALVVATLPWVLLA
- the ndel1b gene encoding nuclear distribution protein nudE-like 1-B, which codes for MDTEMMQKFSSKDEEINYWKSLSLKYKKSYHDAQEELQEFQEGSRELEAELEAQLSQAEHRIRDLQSENQRLKNEVDILKEKLEQQYAQSYKQVSMLEDDLVQTRGIKEQLHKYVRELEQANDDLERAKRATITSLEDFEQRLNQAIERNAFLESELDEKESLLVSVQRLKDEARDLRQELAVRERTSDVRMSAPSSPTLDIDKTDSAVQASLSLPATPVGKNIEHPFIAQKALTNGCGSSPLTPSARISALNIVGDLLRKVGALESKLAACRNFAKDQAARKNYATGNGNLMNSNATKFSHSLHTTYFDKTNLNGLDPGALTTLGSPRAVSPPGMLPLSV